The following are from one region of the Magallana gigas chromosome 6, xbMagGiga1.1, whole genome shotgun sequence genome:
- the LOC105321570 gene encoding uncharacterized protein encodes MVNLKVLLSLNAVIGVFKLIAGSSVIWYHFQTSQPKGQDYKVFHYFDFEDGMVVSSYEARYDGTECYTITNFTLRVVDGEPDLTLDKSLGDCKLYRVVRLHNETAIEPYRIVKVIVSNNFNRKTEECVSTSGSYHVVLTKTRTPSKQEKRKISHDLKTLGISGLYLTNLSVCPDPV; translated from the exons ATGGTCAACCTTAAAGTTCTTCTTTCTTTGAATGCTGTCATTGGAGTTTTTAAGCTG ATTGCAGGCTCTTCTGTTATTTGGTACCATTTTCAGACTAGCCAACCGAAAGGTCAAGATTATAAGGTCTTTCATTATTTCGACTTTGAAGATGGAATGGTAGTCAGCTCTTATGAAGCAAGATATGATGG CACTGAGTGTTACACCATTACCAACTTTACCTTAAGAGTGGTTGATGGGGAACCAGATTTGACTTTGGACAAGTCGCTCGGTGATT GTAAATTGTATCGTGTTGTCAGACTGCACAATGAAACCGCCATTGAACCGTACAGGATCGTCAAAGTTATTGTTTCAAACAACTTTAATAGAAAAACTGAAGAATGTGTTTCCACCTCTGGGTCATATCACGTAGTTTTGACCAAGACGCGGACTCCTTCAAAACAAGAAAAACGGAAAATATCGCATGATTTGAAAACACTGGGCATTAGTGGACTTTACCTGACAAATCTTTCAG tttgTCCTGACCCAGTTTGA